One genomic window of Papaver somniferum cultivar HN1 unplaced genomic scaffold, ASM357369v1 unplaced-scaffold_150, whole genome shotgun sequence includes the following:
- the LOC113336168 gene encoding tyrosine/DOPA decarboxylase 1-like produces the protein MGSLPANNFESMSLCSQNPLDPDEFRRQGHMIIDFLADYYKNVEKYPVRSQVEPGYLKKRLPESAPYNPESIETILEDVTNDIIPGLTHWQSPNYFAYFPSSGSIAGFLGEMLSTGFNVVGFNWMSSPAATELESIVMNWLGQMLTLPKSFLFSSDGSSGGGGVLQGTTCEAILCTLTAARDKMLNKIGRENINKLVVYASDQTHCALQKAAQIAGINPKNFRAIATSKATNFGLSPNSLQSTILADIESGLVPLFLCATVGTTSSTAVDPIGPLCAVAKLHGIWVHIDAAYAGSACICPEFRHFIDGVEDADSFSLNAHKWFFTTLDCCCLWVKDSDSLVKALSTSPEYLKNKATDSKQVIDYKDWQIALSRRFRSMKLWLVLRSYGIANLRTFLRSHVKMAKHFQGLIGMDNRFEIVVPRTFAMVCFRLKPAAIFRKKIVEDDHIEAQTNEVNAKLLESVNASGKIYMTHAVVGGVYMIRFAVGATLTEERHVTGAWKVVQEHTDAILGALDGKTTTIHEILD, from the coding sequence ATGGGAAGTCTTCCAGCTAATAACTTTGAAAGCATGTCGCTGTGTTCGCAAAATCCACTTGATCCAGATGAATTCAGAAGGCAAGGTCACATGATTATTGATTTCCTTGCTGATTACTACAAAAATGTTGAGAAATATCCAGTTAGAAGCCAAGTCGAGCCcggttatttgaagaaaaggtTACCCGAATCAGCTCCGTACAAtcctgaatccattgaaaccatTCTTGAAGATGTGACAAATGATATCATCCCTGGTCTAACTCACTGGCAAAGTCCAAATTACTTTGCTTATTTTCCTTCTAGTGGTTCTATCGCTGGTTTCCTAGGGGAAATGCTAAGTACCGGATTTAATGTTGTCGGGTTTAATTGGATGTCATCTCCGGCCGCAACTGAGTTGGAGAGTATTGTTATGAATTGGCTTGGCCAGATGCTTACGCTTCCCAAATCATTTCTCTTTTCATCAGACGGAAGTTCGGGAGGTGGAGGAGTTTTGCAAGGGACTACTTGTGAAGCCATTTTATGTACTCTAACTGCGGCAAGAGATAAAATGCTGAACAAAATTGGTAGAGAAAATATTAACAAGTTGGTTGTTTATGCTTCTGATCAAACCCATTGTGCACTACAGAAAGCTGCTCAAATTGCTGGGATTAATCCTAAGAATTTCCGTGCTATCGCAACCTCCAAGGCTACAAATTTTGGTCTCTCTCCAAATTCACTTCAATCGACAATTCTTGCTGATATCGAATCCGGGTTAGTTCCATTGTTTCTCTGTGCCACTGTCggaacaacttcttcaacagCCGTAGATCCTATTGGCCCACTTTGCGCGGTGGCAAAATTGCACGGTATTTGGGTTCACATTGATGCTGCATATGCTGGAAGTGCATGTATCTGCCCAGAGTTCAGGCACTTCATCGATGGTGTGGAAGATGCAGACTCATTTAGTCTAAATGCACACAAGTGGTTCTTTACTACTTTGGATTGttgctgtttatgggtgaaagacTCTGATTCACTGGTCAAGGCATTATCAACAAGTCCAGAATATTTGAAGAACAAAGCAACTGATTCCAAACAAGTTATCGATTACAAAGATTGGCAAATAGCGCTCAGCAGAAGATTCCGATCCATGAAACTCTGGTTAGTACTTCGCAGCTATGGAATTGCTAACTTAAGAACCTTCCTTAGGAGTCATGTTAAAATGGCTAAGCACTTTCAGGGGCTCATTGGTATGGACAACAGGTTTGAGATTGTAGTTCCTAGAACATTTGCCATGGTGTGCTTTCGCCTTAAACCAGCTGccatttttaggaaaaaaatagTTGAAGATGATCACATTGAAGCTCAAACAAATGAGGTAAATGCGAAATTGCTTGAATCAGTCAATGCGTCCGGGAAGATATACATGACTCATGCTGTTGTTGGAGGGGTGTACATGATTCGGTTTGCCGTCGGGGCAACACTGACAGAGGAAAGACATGTCACTGGGGCTTGGAAGGTGGTACAGGAGCATACAGATGCCATACTCGGTGCCTTGGATGGTAAAACTACTACCATTCATGAAATTCTCGATTAA